The following proteins come from a genomic window of Solwaraspora sp. WMMA2065:
- a CDS encoding diacylglycerol kinase family protein, which translates to MAHTEPVQKQTAPVRSAVVVNPTKVTDLDGLRAAVDASLAEAGWAAPIWLETTVAEPGRTQARDAVAAGVDVVFACGGDGTVMSCVAGLVGTDVALAILPAGTGNLLAANLGLSTDLAAGLEVAVERQTRRLDVGRLDDERCFVVMAGMGFDASMLAATSEQAKARIGWPAYVAGAVRHLRDRPVPVRVQIDDQPLVRTRARTVLVANVGRLQGGMPLLADAEPDDGLLDVAVLTPRTLRHWLALAWALVRGRRRVPRMQVYRGREVSVVSDRDQPRELDGDLIEPGATLRVTVQPAALLLCVPRPADDPDLSVDAGAAARRGAALVERTRHPR; encoded by the coding sequence ATGGCCCACACTGAGCCGGTGCAGAAGCAGACAGCGCCGGTACGGTCCGCCGTGGTGGTCAACCCGACGAAGGTCACTGACCTCGACGGCCTGCGAGCGGCAGTCGACGCGAGCCTGGCCGAAGCCGGCTGGGCGGCACCGATCTGGCTGGAGACGACGGTCGCCGAACCAGGGCGGACGCAGGCCCGGGACGCGGTCGCGGCCGGGGTCGACGTCGTGTTCGCCTGCGGCGGCGACGGCACCGTGATGTCGTGTGTCGCCGGTCTGGTCGGCACCGACGTGGCGCTCGCCATCCTGCCGGCCGGCACCGGTAACCTGCTCGCCGCGAACCTCGGGCTGTCGACCGACCTCGCGGCCGGGCTGGAGGTCGCGGTGGAACGGCAGACCCGCCGGCTCGACGTCGGTCGGCTCGACGACGAGCGCTGCTTCGTGGTGATGGCCGGCATGGGATTCGACGCGAGCATGCTGGCCGCTACCTCCGAGCAGGCCAAGGCGCGGATCGGCTGGCCGGCGTACGTTGCCGGCGCTGTGCGGCACCTGCGGGACCGGCCGGTGCCGGTGCGGGTCCAGATCGACGACCAGCCGCTGGTACGGACCCGGGCCCGCACCGTGCTGGTGGCCAACGTCGGCCGGCTGCAGGGCGGGATGCCCCTGCTGGCCGACGCCGAACCCGACGACGGTCTGCTAGACGTCGCCGTGCTGACGCCACGGACGCTGCGGCACTGGCTCGCGCTGGCCTGGGCACTGGTACGGGGTCGGCGACGGGTGCCGCGGATGCAGGTGTACCGGGGGCGTGAGGTGTCGGTGGTCAGTGACCGCGACCAACCCCGCGAGCTCGACGGCGACCTGATCGAACCCGGCGCCACGCTGCGGGTGACGGTCCAGCCGGCGGCGTTGCTGCTGTGCGTGCCGCGTCCGGCGGATGACCCGGACCTGTCGGTGGACGCGGGTGCGGCCGCGCGGCGCGGTGCGGCGCTCGTCGAACGTACCCGTCACCCCAGATGA
- a CDS encoding SCP2 sterol-binding domain-containing protein, whose protein sequence is MVDTVEDALERLARDASSVLDRLPPRLRGTVRFDVQEETRTTHWFVTLGTGKVRVSSTGAEPDSIVRSERVRFDRLARGEDRFIPLLFRNAVVVEGDLGLADQLCRVLFGSVPAGLHPRDFTRREAAENEREDSQHPGREHLRGD, encoded by the coding sequence ATGGTCGACACGGTCGAAGATGCGCTGGAGCGGCTGGCCCGCGACGCAAGCTCCGTCCTGGACCGGCTGCCACCCAGGCTGCGTGGCACCGTTCGCTTCGACGTACAGGAGGAGACCAGGACGACGCACTGGTTTGTCACCCTGGGAACGGGGAAGGTCCGGGTGTCGTCGACGGGGGCCGAGCCGGATTCGATCGTCCGCAGCGAACGGGTCCGCTTCGACCGGTTGGCCCGGGGCGAGGACCGGTTCATCCCCCTGCTGTTCCGCAACGCGGTCGTCGTCGAGGGAGACCTGGGGCTCGCGGACCAGCTCTGCCGGGTCCTTTTCGGCAGTGTCCCGGCCGGGCTGCATCCAAGGGACTTCACTCGGAGGGAGGCCGCCGAGAATGAACGAGAAGACAGTCAGCATCCTGGACGGGAACACCTTCGTGGTGACTGA
- a CDS encoding glycogen debranching N-terminal domain-containing protein — translation MNEKTVSILDGNTFVVTDERGDVTASPDLPTGLFSFDTRFLSTWVLRIDGHRLNALSQDDLHFFETRFFLVPGRPTHYIDAKLSVIREQSIGAAFVERLTVLNHDIAPVTLTLRVDMDTDFADLFEIKDVQHKRGTKSVHHDDGRLRYSYRRETFQRDTVISSTLPARIDDDGMTFDVTLEPRGQWQTEIRVEPVINGGDTASPTIWGAYRRRARPQVRQELEHWIDRAPQLLADNPNLTTAYERSLIDLAAMRYASLTATGPIPTAGLPWFMTLFGRDSIFISLQTMPFLPRLTPPVLRLLGSLQGGSLDDLREEEPGKILHEFRYGESAAFEEQPHTPYYGSADSTPLFVILLDEYERWSGDTELVRGLERQARAALHWIDEYGDLVGNGYVSYWRRNTRNGLENQCWKDSWDAISYRDGRLSALPRATCELQGYAYDAKIRGARLARQFWNDPAYADRLEREAADLKQRFNRDFWVADGEYYALALDPDGTPVDALASNMGHLLWSGIVEPDRAGKVAEHLLGPAMFSGWGVRTLAETEARYNPVGYHVGSVWPFDNSIIAWGLRRYGFREEAARIAEGMIEASGFFDGRLPEAFAGYRRELTGYPVEYPTACSPQGWSAGAVLLLLRTMLDLTPYQDHLGVDPHLPPSIPRIELLDVPGRWGRADALGRRAESHQRQHTGLLARLGRTDNG, via the coding sequence ATGAACGAGAAGACAGTCAGCATCCTGGACGGGAACACCTTCGTGGTGACTGACGAGCGCGGTGACGTGACCGCCTCACCGGACCTGCCGACCGGCCTGTTCTCGTTCGACACGCGCTTCCTGTCCACCTGGGTGCTCCGGATCGACGGCCACCGGTTGAACGCTCTGTCCCAGGACGACCTGCACTTCTTCGAGACCCGGTTCTTCCTCGTACCGGGCCGGCCCACCCACTACATCGACGCCAAGCTGTCCGTCATCCGGGAGCAGTCGATCGGCGCGGCGTTCGTCGAGCGGCTCACCGTGCTCAACCACGACATCGCGCCGGTAACCCTGACCCTGCGAGTCGACATGGACACCGACTTCGCGGACCTGTTCGAGATCAAGGACGTCCAGCACAAGCGCGGCACGAAGTCGGTCCACCACGACGACGGTCGGCTGCGATACAGCTACCGGCGGGAAACCTTTCAGCGGGACACCGTCATCTCCAGCACGCTCCCGGCCCGGATCGACGACGACGGCATGACGTTCGACGTCACCCTGGAGCCGCGCGGTCAGTGGCAGACCGAGATCCGGGTGGAACCGGTGATCAACGGCGGTGACACCGCGTCGCCGACCATCTGGGGGGCCTACCGACGCCGGGCCCGACCGCAGGTGCGCCAGGAGCTGGAGCACTGGATCGACCGGGCACCGCAACTGCTCGCCGACAACCCCAACCTCACCACGGCGTACGAGCGGAGCCTGATCGACCTCGCTGCCATGCGGTACGCCTCGCTGACCGCCACGGGCCCGATCCCGACCGCCGGACTGCCCTGGTTCATGACGCTGTTCGGCCGGGACAGCATCTTCATCAGTCTGCAGACCATGCCGTTCCTGCCCCGGCTGACTCCCCCGGTGCTACGGCTGCTCGGCTCGTTGCAGGGCGGCAGCCTCGACGACCTGCGGGAGGAGGAGCCCGGCAAGATCCTGCACGAATTCCGGTACGGCGAGTCGGCGGCGTTCGAGGAGCAGCCGCACACCCCGTACTACGGCTCGGCCGACTCCACCCCACTGTTCGTGATCCTGCTCGACGAGTACGAACGGTGGAGCGGCGACACCGAACTGGTCCGCGGGCTCGAACGCCAGGCCCGCGCCGCGCTGCACTGGATCGACGAGTACGGCGACCTGGTCGGCAACGGCTACGTCTCCTACTGGCGCCGCAATACCCGCAACGGCCTGGAGAACCAGTGCTGGAAGGACTCCTGGGACGCGATCTCCTACCGCGACGGACGGCTGTCCGCGCTGCCGAGGGCAACCTGCGAGCTGCAGGGCTACGCCTACGACGCCAAGATCCGTGGCGCCCGGCTGGCCCGCCAGTTCTGGAACGACCCGGCGTACGCCGACCGGCTGGAGCGGGAGGCCGCCGACCTGAAGCAGCGGTTCAACCGCGACTTCTGGGTGGCCGACGGCGAATACTACGCGCTCGCGCTCGACCCGGACGGTACCCCGGTCGACGCGCTGGCGTCGAACATGGGGCACCTGCTGTGGAGCGGCATCGTCGAGCCGGACCGGGCCGGCAAGGTGGCCGAACACCTGCTCGGACCGGCGATGTTCTCCGGCTGGGGGGTACGGACGTTGGCCGAGACCGAGGCACGGTACAACCCGGTCGGCTATCACGTGGGGTCGGTCTGGCCGTTCGACAACTCGATCATCGCGTGGGGGCTGCGCCGGTACGGGTTCCGGGAGGAGGCCGCCCGGATCGCCGAAGGGATGATCGAGGCGTCCGGGTTCTTCGACGGACGGCTGCCGGAGGCCTTCGCCGGCTACCGGCGCGAGTTGACCGGATACCCGGTCGAGTACCCGACGGCGTGCAGCCCACAGGGCTGGTCGGCGGGCGCGGTCCTGCTGCTGCTGCGTACCATGCTGGATCTCACCCCGTACCAGGACCATCTGGGCGTCGACCCGCATCTCCCGCCGTCGATACCTCGGATCGAACTGCTCGACGTACCCGGCCGGTGGGGCCGGGCGGACGCGCTCGGCCGGCGGGCCGAGAGTCATCAGCGGCAGCACACCGGGCTGCTCGCCCGACTCGGACGCACCGACAACGGCTGA